One Lactobacillus sp. ESL0785 DNA window includes the following coding sequences:
- a CDS encoding DivIVA domain-containing protein, with protein MADKETQIRRLTPMDIHNQEFKKRGLNGYDRHEVDSFLDHIVDDYGDALDQTADLKNNIVELKTQITDLQKQVEQYKQISKVAEQALPNAQARAQEIVNEATAQAKTDVNFERQQQETLHSDYERLKKEIAGYRSHIQDLLQIAIDNLTDEKWQRALDKYFSTERFYPPDGSEPITLADDDVNIDDDEEPDELDNDDDDDVNFEEGIDEDRDEDDDEPQPMTGDSSNHETINSSQSNQAIDDSKTKIVFPDDYKNHN; from the coding sequence GTGGCAGACAAAGAAACACAAATAAGACGTTTAACGCCAATGGATATCCACAATCAAGAGTTTAAAAAACGTGGTCTTAATGGTTATGATCGTCATGAGGTTGATAGCTTTTTAGATCATATTGTTGATGATTATGGCGATGCTTTGGATCAAACAGCTGACTTGAAAAATAATATTGTTGAGTTAAAGACCCAAATAACAGATTTGCAAAAGCAGGTTGAACAATATAAACAAATTTCAAAAGTTGCTGAACAAGCACTTCCAAATGCTCAAGCAAGGGCACAAGAAATTGTTAATGAAGCGACTGCACAGGCTAAAACTGATGTTAATTTTGAACGGCAGCAACAAGAGACTTTGCACTCTGATTATGAACGTTTGAAGAAAGAAATTGCCGGCTATCGTAGTCATATTCAAGATTTATTGCAAATTGCAATTGATAATTTAACCGATGAAAAATGGCAGCGAGCTTTAGATAAATATTTTTCTACTGAACGTTTTTATCCGCCAGATGGTTCAGAGCCAATAACTTTAGCTGATGATGACGTAAATATTGATGACGATGAAGAGCCAGATGAGCTTGACAATGATGATGATGATGACGTAAACTTTGAGGAAGGTATTGACGAGGATCGTGATGAAGATGACGATGAGCCACAGCCAATGACAGGTGACAGTTCCAATCATGAGACCATCAATTCCTCGCAAAGTAACCAAGCAATAGATGATTCGAAAACAAAAATTGTTTTTCCTGATGATTATAAGAATCATAATTAA
- a CDS encoding YlmH/Sll1252 family protein has translation MKRRQASSFYPHFDSEEKSTVDKMVGFFNQVIFQHEAILTDFLDPGQRDILKTVVGSDLFVQEFGGYPAAEKQRVYISEEWKNLQLQDYQVTACTISYPNKFVQLTHSSILGTLANSGVETDTFGDIITDGRGEWQFFIKTELLDFFTEQIDRIGRTHVRIDLVAPQKIVMPEDDGASVTIIVASLRLDAVLAAISKNSRRQIKAALATDFVKLNWHRVQDSNIIVKVMDVLSLRHFGRCQVQDITTTKKGKYKVVLKLWQTKKHK, from the coding sequence ATGAAAAGAAGACAAGCAAGTAGTTTTTATCCGCATTTTGATTCAGAAGAAAAATCGACTGTTGACAAGATGGTCGGTTTTTTTAATCAGGTTATTTTTCAACATGAAGCAATTTTGACTGATTTTTTGGATCCAGGACAAAGAGATATTTTAAAAACAGTTGTTGGCAGCGATTTGTTTGTTCAAGAATTTGGTGGTTATCCAGCTGCTGAAAAGCAGCGTGTTTATATCAGTGAAGAATGGAAAAATTTGCAATTACAAGATTATCAAGTTACTGCATGTACAATTTCTTATCCCAATAAATTTGTTCAATTAACACATAGTTCGATTTTGGGAACTTTGGCTAATTCAGGTGTTGAAACTGATACATTTGGTGATATTATCACTGATGGTCGGGGTGAGTGGCAGTTTTTTATTAAGACAGAGTTGCTAGACTTTTTTACAGAACAAATTGACCGAATTGGTCGCACTCATGTTAGAATCGATCTGGTCGCACCACAAAAAATTGTGATGCCAGAAGATGATGGTGCCAGTGTAACAATTATTGTAGCTTCGTTGCGGTTAGATGCGGTTTTAGCTGCAATTAGTAAAAATAGTCGTCGGCAAATAAAAGCAGCACTTGCTACTGATTTTGTCAAATTAAATTGGCATCGAGTGCAAGATTCTAATATAATAGTAAAGGTAATGGATGTTCTTAGCTTGCGGCATTTTGGTCGCTGCCAAGTGCAAGACATTACAACAACTAAAAAAGGTAAATATAAGGTGGTGCTAAAACTGTGGCAGACAAAGAAACACAAATAA
- a CDS encoding YggT family protein, translated as MITIIAYILYALKWLVWLYSILMVIDAIMSWVPSLRNSAVGQLLNRLIEPYVNIFRKGPIQKISYATGLDLSFLLGLLLLYFIQDYVFGWLVNILLRVFA; from the coding sequence ATGATCACAATAATTGCTTATATTTTGTATGCTCTTAAGTGGCTGGTTTGGTTATATAGTATTTTGATGGTAATTGATGCTATTATGAGTTGGGTGCCATCGCTGCGAAATTCAGCTGTCGGACAACTACTTAACCGGTTAATCGAGCCATATGTAAATATTTTTCGTAAAGGTCCAATTCAAAAAATATCTTATGCAACTGGATTGGATTTATCGTTTCTGCTAGGCCTGCTGTTACTCTACTTTATTCAAGATTATGTTTTTGGGTGGCTAGTAAATATTTTATTGCGGGTGTTTGCTTAA